One Spinacia oleracea cultivar Varoflay chromosome 4, BTI_SOV_V1, whole genome shotgun sequence DNA segment encodes these proteins:
- the LOC130471956 gene encoding uncharacterized protein, producing the protein MADSKLHPATTVTNIKTTIPIILDFESAQYINWATIFKLHTRANLVIDHIIPSTADAAAKDAAARKEADPTLWNRLDDIVLQWIYGTISNDILNTIIEQEDKAADAWKRLEDLFQDNKAARAIHLERVFLMSMLTLNA; encoded by the coding sequence ATGGCTGACTCCAAACTCCACCCTGCTACTACTGTCACCAACATCAAGACAACCATTCCCATCATCCTTGACTTTGAATCTGCTCAATACATCAATTGGGCCACGATTTTTAAACTTCACACCCGAGCCAACCTTGTCATAGACCATATCATTCCTTCGACGGCTGATGCAGCAGCCAAGGACGCAGCGGCTAGGAAGGAAGCAGACCCTACCCTATGGAATCGGCTCGATGATATCGTCCTCCAATGGATTTATGGCACCATCTCCAACGATATCCTCAACACCATCATTGAACAAGAAGACAAGGCCGCTGACGCCTGGAAAAGGCTCGAGGATTTGTTCCAGGACAACAAGGCTGCACGAGCTATCCACCTCGAGAGGGTTTTCCTAATGTCAATGCTTACACTGAACGCTTGA
- the LOC110778869 gene encoding uncharacterized protein isoform X2, protein MKITPNTDLSALLSSKNPLQPQKAPDLPKKPLRKTPRKTSRNTPRLSKKSGPPTPLLRWKFHEERENGGGGGGGGVKDSNGYDGGNAVEEKSPECRRKSRREKVGPPVSARKLAATLWRMQLVVPENGSGNGGCGEGGGGGEQLKERRGKKESEDRLGFKPANGNGGDRLSCHHASRECGSEAKDRSPCSVNGPTNGYHCERQPPFRFTNYAMEGATKWDPVYSKESNEHHDDLKSLEQKVNAASKISSLEKEVEQGRGRIEELEAERRSSKKKLEHFLKKLSEERATWRSREHEKVRAIIDDVKADLSRERKNRQRLEIVNSKLVNEMAEVKLSAKRYMQEYEKERKARELIEEVCDELAKEIGEDKAEVDSLKKECMKIRDEVEEERKMLQMAEVWREERVQMKLVDAKVALDQKYSQMNYLVSELDKYLRSKGVNLDINEMREAELFKRAAASINIKDVKEFTYEPSNPDDIFAVVEEMVMAESNVREIEPCVDDYSPVSHSSKVHSETNNHSKESFHRLSNNVYGNGNQSGEMDDDGSGWETVSHAEDQDQGSSYSPEGSMMSVNRMYRDSNASGSCSEWEEQVGDETPITEISEVCSVPSKKVKSISRLWRSGDNYKTISVDGVNGRLSNGRVSNMSPDRGSSKSGVSPSAIVGWNSPDNRGMKGCIEWPRGAHKGSLKHKLLEARMESQKIQLRQVLKQKI, encoded by the exons ATGAAGATCACCCCAAACACCGACCTGTCTGCTTTACTCTCCTCGAAAAACCCACTCCAGCCACAAAAAGCCCCAGATCTTCCCAAAAAGCCCCTCCGTAAAACTCCCCGGAAAACCTCCCGGAATACCCCTCGTCTGTCTAAAAAGTCCGGCCCCCCTACCCCTCTGCTTCGGTGGAAGTTccacgaggagagagaaaatggtggcGGGGGAGGCGGTGGTGGTGTGAAGGATAGTAATGGTTATGATGGTGGGAATGCCGTTGAGGAGAAGTCGCCGGAATGTCGGCGGAAAtccaggagagagaaagtgggtcCCCCTGTTTCAGCAAGGAAGCTTGCTGCTACTCTTTGGAGGATGCAGTTGGTGGTTCCGGAAAATGGCAGCGGAAATGGTGGTTGTGGCGaaggcggcggtggtggtgagCAGCTGAAGGAGCGGCGTGGGAAGAAAGAGAGTGAAGATCGATTAGGGTTTAAG CCTGCGAATGGAAATGGTGGCGATAGGTTATCCTGTCATCATGCTAGCAGAGAGTGTGGCTCTGAAGCAAAAGACCGGAGCCCGTGTTCTGTCAATGGTCCAACCAATGGATATCATTGTGAG CGGCAACCTCCATTTCGCTTTACTAATTACGCAATGGAGGGTGCAACAAAGTGGGACCCAGTGTACTCAAAAGAATCAAATGAGCATCATGATGATTTGAAATCCCTTGAACAAAAAGTAAATGCTGCCTCGAAGATCTCTTCACTTGAGAAGGAAGTTGAGCAGGGTCGGGGGAGAATCGAAGAGCTGGAAGCAGAGAGACGTTCCTCAAAGAAGAAACTTGAACACTTCTTGAAGAAGCTTAGCGAGGAAAGGGCAACATGGCGGAGCAGAGAACATGAGAAAGTCCGTGCTATTATTGACGATGTTAAAGCTGACTTGAGCAGAGAAAGGAAGAATCGGCAAAGACTTGAAATTGTTAACTCAAAGTTGGTGAATGAAATGGCAGAAGTGAAGTTATCAGCAAAGAGATATATGCAGGAGTATGAGAAAGAGAGGAAAGCTCGAGAGTTGATCGAGGAAGTATGCGATGAGCTGGCAAAGGAAATCGGGGAGGACAAGGCTGAAGTTGACTCGCTCAAGAAGGAGTGCATGAAAATCAGGGATGAAGTTGAAGAAGAGAGGAAAATGTTACAGATGGCAGAGGTGTGGCGAGAAGAACGTGTACAGATGAAGCTGGTTGATGCAAAAGTAGCTCTTGATCAGAAGTATTCACAAATGAACTATCTTGTATCAGAGCTTGACAAATATCTCAGGTCTAAGGGTGTGAACCTTGATATAAACGAGATGAGGGAAGCTGAGCTGTTTAAACGAGCTGCTGCATCTATAAACATTAAAGATGTAAAAGAGTTTACATATGAGCCATCAAACCCAGATGATATATTCGCTGTTGTTGAAGAAATGGTGATGGCAGAAAGCAATGTGAGAGAGATTGAACCGTGTGTTGATGATTACAGCCCAGTGAGCCATTCTTCCAAAGTTCATTCTGAAACCAACAACCATAGCAAAGAGAGTTTTCACAGACTTTCAAATAATGTATATGGAAATGGCAATCAGAGTGGTGAGATGGATGATGATGGGAGTGGATGGGAAACTGTGAGCCATGCAGAAGATCAGGATCAAGGATCTAGTTATTCACCGGAGGGAAGTATGATGTCGGTTAATAGAATGTACCGGGATAGTAATGCCTCAGGTAGCTGCAGTGAATGGGAAGAACAGGTGGGTGATGAAACACCCATTACAGAGATCAGCGAAGTCTGCTCAGTTCCATCAAAAAAGGTGAAATCAATCTCAAGGCTTTGGCGATCAGGTGATAATTACAAGACAATATCTGTGGATGGGGTGAATGGAAGGCTTTCGAATGGACGGGTTTCTAACATGTCACCTGATCGTGGATCCAGTAAGAGCGGGGTTAGTCCGTCAGCTATAGTTGGGTGGAACTCACCTGATAATAGAGGGATGAAAGGTTGCATCGAATGGCCTCGTGGAGCCCATAAAGGCAGTTTGAAGCATAAGCTCCTGGAGGCAAGAATGGAGTCTCAGAAGATCCAATTACGGCAGGTATTAAAACAGAAAATATGA
- the LOC110778869 gene encoding uncharacterized protein isoform X1, giving the protein MKITPNTDLSALLSSKNPLQPQKAPDLPKKPLRKTPRKTSRNTPRLSKKSGPPTPLLRWKFHEERENGGGGGGGGVKDSNGYDGGNAVEEKSPECRRKSRREKVGPPVSARKLAATLWRMQLVVPENGSGNGGCGEGGGGGEQLKERRGKKESEDRLGFKVRFNSLFETQDLNLNLSKPANGNGGDRLSCHHASRECGSEAKDRSPCSVNGPTNGYHCERQPPFRFTNYAMEGATKWDPVYSKESNEHHDDLKSLEQKVNAASKISSLEKEVEQGRGRIEELEAERRSSKKKLEHFLKKLSEERATWRSREHEKVRAIIDDVKADLSRERKNRQRLEIVNSKLVNEMAEVKLSAKRYMQEYEKERKARELIEEVCDELAKEIGEDKAEVDSLKKECMKIRDEVEEERKMLQMAEVWREERVQMKLVDAKVALDQKYSQMNYLVSELDKYLRSKGVNLDINEMREAELFKRAAASINIKDVKEFTYEPSNPDDIFAVVEEMVMAESNVREIEPCVDDYSPVSHSSKVHSETNNHSKESFHRLSNNVYGNGNQSGEMDDDGSGWETVSHAEDQDQGSSYSPEGSMMSVNRMYRDSNASGSCSEWEEQVGDETPITEISEVCSVPSKKVKSISRLWRSGDNYKTISVDGVNGRLSNGRVSNMSPDRGSSKSGVSPSAIVGWNSPDNRGMKGCIEWPRGAHKGSLKHKLLEARMESQKIQLRQVLKQKI; this is encoded by the exons ATGAAGATCACCCCAAACACCGACCTGTCTGCTTTACTCTCCTCGAAAAACCCACTCCAGCCACAAAAAGCCCCAGATCTTCCCAAAAAGCCCCTCCGTAAAACTCCCCGGAAAACCTCCCGGAATACCCCTCGTCTGTCTAAAAAGTCCGGCCCCCCTACCCCTCTGCTTCGGTGGAAGTTccacgaggagagagaaaatggtggcGGGGGAGGCGGTGGTGGTGTGAAGGATAGTAATGGTTATGATGGTGGGAATGCCGTTGAGGAGAAGTCGCCGGAATGTCGGCGGAAAtccaggagagagaaagtgggtcCCCCTGTTTCAGCAAGGAAGCTTGCTGCTACTCTTTGGAGGATGCAGTTGGTGGTTCCGGAAAATGGCAGCGGAAATGGTGGTTGTGGCGaaggcggcggtggtggtgagCAGCTGAAGGAGCGGCGTGGGAAGAAAGAGAGTGAAGATCGATTAGGGTTTAAGGTGCGTTTTAACTCGTTGTTTGAGACTCAAGATCTGAACTTGAATTTATCCAAG CCTGCGAATGGAAATGGTGGCGATAGGTTATCCTGTCATCATGCTAGCAGAGAGTGTGGCTCTGAAGCAAAAGACCGGAGCCCGTGTTCTGTCAATGGTCCAACCAATGGATATCATTGTGAG CGGCAACCTCCATTTCGCTTTACTAATTACGCAATGGAGGGTGCAACAAAGTGGGACCCAGTGTACTCAAAAGAATCAAATGAGCATCATGATGATTTGAAATCCCTTGAACAAAAAGTAAATGCTGCCTCGAAGATCTCTTCACTTGAGAAGGAAGTTGAGCAGGGTCGGGGGAGAATCGAAGAGCTGGAAGCAGAGAGACGTTCCTCAAAGAAGAAACTTGAACACTTCTTGAAGAAGCTTAGCGAGGAAAGGGCAACATGGCGGAGCAGAGAACATGAGAAAGTCCGTGCTATTATTGACGATGTTAAAGCTGACTTGAGCAGAGAAAGGAAGAATCGGCAAAGACTTGAAATTGTTAACTCAAAGTTGGTGAATGAAATGGCAGAAGTGAAGTTATCAGCAAAGAGATATATGCAGGAGTATGAGAAAGAGAGGAAAGCTCGAGAGTTGATCGAGGAAGTATGCGATGAGCTGGCAAAGGAAATCGGGGAGGACAAGGCTGAAGTTGACTCGCTCAAGAAGGAGTGCATGAAAATCAGGGATGAAGTTGAAGAAGAGAGGAAAATGTTACAGATGGCAGAGGTGTGGCGAGAAGAACGTGTACAGATGAAGCTGGTTGATGCAAAAGTAGCTCTTGATCAGAAGTATTCACAAATGAACTATCTTGTATCAGAGCTTGACAAATATCTCAGGTCTAAGGGTGTGAACCTTGATATAAACGAGATGAGGGAAGCTGAGCTGTTTAAACGAGCTGCTGCATCTATAAACATTAAAGATGTAAAAGAGTTTACATATGAGCCATCAAACCCAGATGATATATTCGCTGTTGTTGAAGAAATGGTGATGGCAGAAAGCAATGTGAGAGAGATTGAACCGTGTGTTGATGATTACAGCCCAGTGAGCCATTCTTCCAAAGTTCATTCTGAAACCAACAACCATAGCAAAGAGAGTTTTCACAGACTTTCAAATAATGTATATGGAAATGGCAATCAGAGTGGTGAGATGGATGATGATGGGAGTGGATGGGAAACTGTGAGCCATGCAGAAGATCAGGATCAAGGATCTAGTTATTCACCGGAGGGAAGTATGATGTCGGTTAATAGAATGTACCGGGATAGTAATGCCTCAGGTAGCTGCAGTGAATGGGAAGAACAGGTGGGTGATGAAACACCCATTACAGAGATCAGCGAAGTCTGCTCAGTTCCATCAAAAAAGGTGAAATCAATCTCAAGGCTTTGGCGATCAGGTGATAATTACAAGACAATATCTGTGGATGGGGTGAATGGAAGGCTTTCGAATGGACGGGTTTCTAACATGTCACCTGATCGTGGATCCAGTAAGAGCGGGGTTAGTCCGTCAGCTATAGTTGGGTGGAACTCACCTGATAATAGAGGGATGAAAGGTTGCATCGAATGGCCTCGTGGAGCCCATAAAGGCAGTTTGAAGCATAAGCTCCTGGAGGCAAGAATGGAGTCTCAGAAGATCCAATTACGGCAGGTATTAAAACAGAAAATATGA